Within Thermococcus celer Vu 13 = JCM 8558, the genomic segment TAGCGATACGCCCATAAGGATAAAAAGCTTTGCAAGAAGGGAAAAGAAGTCAGGCCTTAAGGGCCCTTATCTCTTCCTCGATGACCTCCGCGAGCCTCTTAACGCCCTCGCGTATGGTCTCCTCCGGCACGTAGGTGAAGTTGAGGCGCATGGTGTTCTTCACGTCGCGGTGGGCGAAGAACGCCTCACCCGGAACGTAGGCCACGCCTTTCTTTATGGCCTTTTCCGCCATGAGCTTGGTGTCTATCCCCTCGGGCAGGGTGACCCAGATGAACATTCCCCCATCGGGCTTCGTCCACTTAACCCCCTCGGGCATGTACTCCTCGAGGGCCTCGAGCATCGCGTCCCTCCTCGGCCTGTAGAACTCTATGACCTTCGGAAGGTGCCTGTCGAGGTGCCCATCGGCCACGTACTTCCAGGCCATGACCTGCCCGAAGGTGTTGGCGCAGAGGTCGACGGCCTGCTTGGCTATCTCTATCTTCCTGATGAAGTGCGGCTCTCCTGCTATCCATCCCAGCCTGAGCCCGGGGGCGAATATCTTCGAGAAGGTGCCGAGGTAAAGGACCCGTCCCTCGTCGTCGAAGTGCTTGATGGGCGGTACCGGTTCCCCGGAGTAGCGGAGCTCGCTGTAGGGGTTGTCTTCAACGATGAGGAAGTCGTACTCGCTTGCGAGTTCCACAAGCCTCTTCCTCCTCTCGAGGCTCATCGTAACCCCCGCGGGGTTCTGGAAGGTGGAGACCGTGTAGACGAACTTGACCTTCTTCCCCTGCCTTCTGAGCTCCTCAAGCTTCTCCTCGAGGAGGTCAACCCTCATGCCGTCGTCGTCCATTGGTATGCTGATGAACTCGGGATCGTAGTACTTGAAGGCGTTGAGGGCCGCGAGGTAGGTGGGTCCCTCGACGACGACTACGTCGCCGGGGTTTATGAATACCCTGCCTATGAGGTCGAGGGCCTGCTGCGAACCTGCGACTATCATTATCTCGACCTTGCTGGTCGGGATGTCGTAGCGCTTCTTCATCCAGTCGGCCAGCGCGAGGCGGAGCGGGGTGAAGCCCTTCGTCGTTCCGTACTGGAGGGCCTTGTCCGCGTGGTGGGCCAGGACATCCTCGGTTATCTCCTTGATGATCTCAACCGGAAACGTCTCGGGGGCGGGGAGACCGCCGGCGAGGGATATGACGTCGCCGGCCTCGACGAGCTTGAGGAGCTCCCTTACCTCCGATGCCTTCATATCCAGCGCCTTTTCCGAGAAGTACGACTCGAAATCCAGCGAACCTGAACCCAGCTTGCGCATGAGTTTCTCCTCCAATTCCGTTCCCCCCATTTAATGAACATTTTTGAACACGTCACCAGACCTATACACTTAAAGAATAGCGGCGATTGTTTATAAACCTTCCTGCAATGGTCGTTAGTACCATTTACATTTATAAAGTTGAGTCGGGGTGCATTATAAAAACACCAATGTCTTTGATGGGACAGTGATGAACACGAAAATCTCTATAAACCCCTCCGCCCTAACCTGACTTTACCAGAAAGAGGTGATGGAGATGCCAGTGGTGAAGGAAGTCCTTGAAATAGCCGAGCAGATCAGGAATATGGAGATACGCGGTGCCGGGAAGATAGCCCGCTCCGCGGCGTACGCCCTCCGGCTGCAGGCCGAGAAGAGTCGAGCGAAGGACGTCGATGAGTTCTGGAAGGAGATGAAGCAAGCGGCCAAGATACTTTACGAGACGAGGCCGACGGCCGTTTCCCTGCCGAACGCGCTCCGCTACGTCATGTACCGCGGTAAAGTCGCGTACTCAAGCGGTGCAGACCTGGAACAGCTGAGGTTCATGATAATCAACGCCGCCAAGGAGTTCATCCACAACTCCGAGAAGGCCCTCGAGAGGATAGGCGAGATAGGGGCAAAGCGCATAGAGGACGGCGACGTCATAATGACCCACTGCCACAGCAAGGCCGCGATAAGCGTCATGAAGACCGCCTTCGAAGGGGGAAAGGACATAAAGGTCATCGTCACCGAGACGAGGCCTAAGTGGCAGGGCAAGATAACCGCGAAGGAGCTCGCGAGCTACGGGATCCCGGTCATATACGTCGTCGACTCGGCCGCGAGGCACTACATGAAGATGACCGATAAGGTCGTCATGGGCGCCGACTCGATAACCGTCAACGGCGCGGTCATAAACAAGATAGGAACCGCCCTCATAGCGCTCACCGCGAAGGAGCACAGGGTATGGACGATGATAGCGGCGGAAACGTACAAGTTCCACCCGGACACGATGCTCGGCCAGCTGGTGGAGATAGAAATGCGTGACCCGCACGAGGTCATCCCGAAGGAGGAACTCGATACCTGGCCCAAGAACATCGAGGTCTGGAACCCGGCCTTCGACGTCACCCCGCCGGAGTACATCGACGTCATCATAACCGAGCGCGGCATTATCCCGCCGAGTGCGGCCATCGACATCCTCAAGGAGGAGTTCGGCTGGGCCCTCAAGTACAAGGAGCCCTGGGAGGATTAAAGGAGCCCTTCGAGTCTCTTTCTTTCGTTTTCATCCTGAAGGTTGAGCAAGTACACAACCACCCCTCCCCGTTCCTCGCCTCCCTACCGCGATATGCATCCCGGGCAAACCTCAGAACAACATCCGAGGTCATCGGGAAAAACTCGGCGAGCTCGGACTGTAGCTTTGGGTGGGGGTGCATCTCCGAATTTTAGTCATGGTTCTCACTCTCATATCCTCCCGTCCGTGTGAGCGTGGTCGATGAACGTCCAGCGGGCACTAACCTTTTAAACCCCCGCCCGGAGCACCATTAGGTGAACCTAATGAGCAAACTCGTTTTGTTGAGGCACGGCGAGAGCATGTGGAACAAACTGAACCTCTTCACCGGATGGGTGGACGTGCCGCTGAGCGACCGTGGTATAGAGGAAGCGCTTAGAGCTGGAGAGCTTTTGAAGGACTACAGGTTCGACGTCATATTCACGTCCGAGCTGATAAGGGCGATTCAGACGGCGATGCTCGTCATGAGCCGGAACCGCTCCGGAGTTCCGAAGGTAATCCACGAGGACGGGAAGATGAAGGAATGGGGCGTCGTTTACGGAGAACACGGGAAGAACTACGTTCCCGTCTACAAGAGCTGGCACCTGAACGAGCGTTACTACGGAAAGCTCCAGGGCTGGAACAAGGATCACGCGAGGAAAGTTTACGGGGAGGAGCAGGTCCACCTCTGGCGGAGAAGCTACGACGTAGCGCCGCCCGATGGTGAGAGCCTGAAGGACACCGCCGAGAGGACGGTTCCCTACTTCAGGGAGCGGGTAATCCCGGAGCTCGAGAAGGGCAAGAACGTCCTCGTGAGCGCCCACGGGAACAGCCTGCGCTCCATAGTCATGCACATCGAAGGGCTGACGAAGGAGGAGGTTCTGAGGCTCAACATACCGACGGGGGTCCCACTCGTCTACGAGTACGAGAACGGGGCACTGAGGAGGATCGGCTACCTGAGGAAGAACGGTTTCGACGACGACCTTCACATCGGGCGATAACTTAGGTTTTCCGTGTGTTTCCAACTTTTCTGCTCCCCTTCACCTCCCGGATGAACACCACAAAGAGGATTTCAATGGTGTGGCAAGGGTTTAAAACCGCTAACCCTTTTATACTTCCGGGACAAAAGCTGAGAGGGTGATGACGATGAAGGCTTACCTGGCTGAGAACGTCATCGGCATCTACGCCTTTGACGGGGACGGTAATCTCATCGATAGAAAGGCTTTCTCCGAAAAACCGGAGGTGAGCATCGACAGGCTCCTGAAGGGCGAGCCGAGCGAGGAGCTGTTAGCGTTCCTCAACGAGCTCAAAGAGAAGGGCTACGACGAGTTCGTGGTTGAGGAGGCCGAGCTCGCCAGGAAACTGAAGGAGATGGGTTACGTCGTCGCGGCGGAGTTCCCGAACGTGGCGGGGGAGACGCTCCGTTCGAGCCCTGAGGAGTTCGTGGGCGAGAACTGGTTCGAGGAGTACTACTCGGTCGGCGTTGCCCTGACGAGGCTCCGCATACAGGAGCAGAGCGGGGCGAGGGACAAGATGATAATCCAGGCCATTGAGGCGCTGGACGACATCGACAAGATCACCAACCTCCTCGTTTCCCGCCTGAGGGAGTGGTACGGCCTGCACTTCCCCGAGTTAGACGAGCTCCTTCCGAAGCACGAGCAGTACGTGGCCTTCGTCAGGGAGATCGGCCCGAGGGAGAACGCGAGCGAGGAGAGGCTCAGGGCCCTGGGCTTCCCCGATAGTAAGGTCGAGAGGATCCTGAAGGCGGCCGAAGGATCGATGGGCGCCCCCCTCGGAAAGTTCGACGCCGAGATCATTATGAAGCTGGCACGCGAGATAAGCGACCTCTACAAACTGAGGAGCCAGATAGAGGACTACCTCGAGACGGCGATGGACGAAGTTGCTCCGAACCTGAAGGCCCTCGTTGGTGCGAAGCTGGCCGCAAGGCTCATGAGCCTGGCCGGTGGACTGAAGGAGCTCGCCATGATGCCGGCATCGACCATCCAGGTCCTCGGTGCCGAGAAGGCCCTCTTCAGGCACCTGAGGAGCGGTGCGAAGCCGCCCAAGCACGGCGTCATCTTCCAGTATCCTGCCATAAACCGCTCACCGTGGTGGCAGAGGGGTAAGATAGCGAGGGCCTTGGCCGGGAAGCTCGCGATAGCGGCGAGGGTCGACTACTTCTCGGGCGAGTACATAGCCGAGGAGCTGAAGCAGGAGCTCGAGAATCGCATCCGGGAGATAAAGGAGAAGTATCCGAATCCGCCGAAAAAGAAAGCAAAACCTGAGAAGAAAAAGGCGAAAAAGAAGAAGTTCCGGGGCAAGGAGAAGAAGGGCAAAGGTTTCTCCGGCAAGAAAAAGGAGAAAGCGGGGAAGGGACGGAAGGGTGAGAAAGGCGGGAAGAAAAAGAAGGGGAGCAAGAGGTGAGGTAGATGAAGATCAAGGCTTACAGGTTCCCGGGCGTTTACCTCTTCGTCGACGAGGAGGGTAACAAGAAGATCGCGACGAAGAACCTTGTTCCGGGCCAGAGGGTCTACGGCGAGAGGCTCGTCAAGTTCGAGGGTGAGGAGTATCGCGTCTGGAACCCGAGGCGCTCCAAGCTGGCCGCGGCCATACTCAACGGTCTCGAGAACTTCCCGATAAGGCCTGGATCGAGGGTGCTCTACCTTGGTGTGGCGAGTGGAACCACCGCCTCCCACGTCAGCGACATTGTGGGCTGGGACGGGGCGGTGTTCGGTGTCGAGTTCTCGCCGAGGGTCCTGAGGGAACTCGTTCCGCTCGTTGACGAGCGCAGGAACCTCGTGCCCATACTCGGCGACGCGACGAAGCCCGAGGGCTACCGCGCGCTCGTCCCGAAGGTTGACGTCGTCTTCGAGGACGTCGCCCAGCCATCGCAGGCTAAGATACTCATCGACAACGCGAAGGTTTACCTCAGGAGCG encodes:
- a CDS encoding aminotransferase-like domain-containing protein gives rise to the protein MEEKLMRKLGSGSLDFESYFSEKALDMKASEVRELLKLVEAGDVISLAGGLPAPETFPVEIIKEITEDVLAHHADKALQYGTTKGFTPLRLALADWMKKRYDIPTSKVEIMIVAGSQQALDLIGRVFINPGDVVVVEGPTYLAALNAFKYYDPEFISIPMDDDGMRVDLLEEKLEELRRQGKKVKFVYTVSTFQNPAGVTMSLERRKRLVELASEYDFLIVEDNPYSELRYSGEPVPPIKHFDDEGRVLYLGTFSKIFAPGLRLGWIAGEPHFIRKIEIAKQAVDLCANTFGQVMAWKYVADGHLDRHLPKVIEFYRPRRDAMLEALEEYMPEGVKWTKPDGGMFIWVTLPEGIDTKLMAEKAIKKGVAYVPGEAFFAHRDVKNTMRLNFTYVPEETIREGVKRLAEVIEEEIRALKA
- a CDS encoding ribose 1,5-bisphosphate isomerase, which encodes MPVVKEVLEIAEQIRNMEIRGAGKIARSAAYALRLQAEKSRAKDVDEFWKEMKQAAKILYETRPTAVSLPNALRYVMYRGKVAYSSGADLEQLRFMIINAAKEFIHNSEKALERIGEIGAKRIEDGDVIMTHCHSKAAISVMKTAFEGGKDIKVIVTETRPKWQGKITAKELASYGIPVIYVVDSAARHYMKMTDKVVMGADSITVNGAVINKIGTALIALTAKEHRVWTMIAAETYKFHPDTMLGQLVEIEMRDPHEVIPKEELDTWPKNIEVWNPAFDVTPPEYIDVIITERGIIPPSAAIDILKEEFGWALKYKEPWED
- a CDS encoding 2,3-bisphosphoglycerate-dependent phosphoglycerate mutase — encoded protein: MSKLVLLRHGESMWNKLNLFTGWVDVPLSDRGIEEALRAGELLKDYRFDVIFTSELIRAIQTAMLVMSRNRSGVPKVIHEDGKMKEWGVVYGEHGKNYVPVYKSWHLNERYYGKLQGWNKDHARKVYGEEQVHLWRRSYDVAPPDGESLKDTAERTVPYFRERVIPELEKGKNVLVSAHGNSLRSIVMHIEGLTKEEVLRLNIPTGVPLVYEYENGALRRIGYLRKNGFDDDLHIGR
- a CDS encoding C/D box methylation guide ribonucleoprotein complex aNOP56 subunit (functions along with aFIB and aL7a; guides 2'-O-methylation of ribose to specific sites in RNAs), which encodes MKAYLAENVIGIYAFDGDGNLIDRKAFSEKPEVSIDRLLKGEPSEELLAFLNELKEKGYDEFVVEEAELARKLKEMGYVVAAEFPNVAGETLRSSPEEFVGENWFEEYYSVGVALTRLRIQEQSGARDKMIIQAIEALDDIDKITNLLVSRLREWYGLHFPELDELLPKHEQYVAFVREIGPRENASEERLRALGFPDSKVERILKAAEGSMGAPLGKFDAEIIMKLAREISDLYKLRSQIEDYLETAMDEVAPNLKALVGAKLAARLMSLAGGLKELAMMPASTIQVLGAEKALFRHLRSGAKPPKHGVIFQYPAINRSPWWQRGKIARALAGKLAIAARVDYFSGEYIAEELKQELENRIREIKEKYPNPPKKKAKPEKKKAKKKKFRGKEKKGKGFSGKKKEKAGKGRKGEKGGKKKKGSKR
- a CDS encoding fibrillarin-like rRNA/tRNA 2'-O-methyltransferase encodes the protein MKIKAYRFPGVYLFVDEEGNKKIATKNLVPGQRVYGERLVKFEGEEYRVWNPRRSKLAAAILNGLENFPIRPGSRVLYLGVASGTTASHVSDIVGWDGAVFGVEFSPRVLRELVPLVDERRNLVPILGDATKPEGYRALVPKVDVVFEDVAQPSQAKILIDNAKVYLRSGGYGMISVKSRSIDVTKEPEQVFNEVEKELATYFEVVERLSLEPYEKDHALFVVRKP